A genome region from Candidatus Latescibacter sp. includes the following:
- a CDS encoding UvrD-helicase domain-containing protein, protein MNFSVDLDSLNPPQRVAVEHRDGPTLVLAGAGSGKTRVLTHKIAWLVFQGIKPWQILAVTFTNKAAREMASRVEKLLDIPVQGLWIGTFHGICVRILRREADRWGFRRDFTIYDRDDQLSMARKVLHEMGVTRERLSPQRIIGAIGKAKNEGLSPDDLEKVISGRDAPLIIKAFRRYRELMESAGAFDFDDLLLKPVEMFSRDPESLAEWRNRFSHILVDEYQDTNRTQYLLIKMLSGDAGNITVVGDDDQSIYSWRGANVQNILDFEHDFKKAKTVRLEENYRSTSWILKAANAVVKNNPHRMSKELWTSRTGGEKIRLLECYNDRDEAERIISSIDRERNDLGLKLGDCAILYRTNAQSRSFEDVLRRKGMRYMIVGGIRFYERREIKDILAYLRLLVNPSDTVSFNRAVAAPKRGIGAKTIEAIEQYALDHHIPVMESLNFVGTYLSGVTLKKANDFRDLMASLAGMPGINSLDQIVRAVIEKTGYMNYLENEEPITFEDRAANLDELVTALAEFSEKEEENDLNAFLAEVSLVSDVDTWEEDSDALTLMTLHAAKGLEFPSVYIVGVENGLFPLPQTMEEESALEEERRLFYVGITRAKDILHISYALMRPRYGSYTGGASMFIRELPLDVLEHEKLKPASMEQKPFSSRLRIQKPLEFEDYPQAPEPAAAARFQTEEWVRHPLFGRGKIIGITGAAENTTLTIKFGAKEIKIMPKFARLTKG, encoded by the coding sequence CTGAATTTTTCCGTTGATCTCGATTCCCTCAATCCTCCCCAGCGTGTAGCGGTAGAGCACCGTGACGGCCCTACCCTGGTGCTTGCGGGCGCCGGGAGCGGGAAAACAAGAGTTCTGACCCATAAAATCGCCTGGCTGGTTTTCCAGGGAATAAAGCCCTGGCAGATTCTGGCGGTCACATTCACCAACAAAGCAGCCCGTGAGATGGCCTCAAGGGTGGAGAAGCTGCTCGATATCCCGGTGCAGGGTTTATGGATCGGCACTTTTCATGGTATCTGCGTCCGTATTCTCCGCCGTGAGGCTGACCGCTGGGGATTCAGGCGCGATTTCACCATCTACGACCGTGACGACCAGTTGTCCATGGCGCGGAAAGTCCTCCATGAGATGGGGGTGACAAGGGAGCGTCTCTCTCCGCAGCGCATCATTGGCGCCATCGGGAAAGCCAAGAACGAAGGGCTTTCTCCTGATGATCTGGAAAAGGTCATTTCCGGCCGCGACGCGCCCTTGATCATCAAAGCCTTCCGGCGATACAGGGAACTGATGGAATCGGCCGGGGCTTTCGATTTCGACGATCTACTTCTCAAACCGGTGGAAATGTTCAGCCGCGACCCGGAATCGCTCGCCGAATGGCGGAACCGGTTCAGCCATATTCTGGTGGACGAATACCAGGATACCAACCGTACCCAATATCTCCTCATTAAGATGCTTTCCGGAGATGCGGGCAATATCACTGTGGTCGGTGATGACGACCAGTCCATTTACAGCTGGCGCGGTGCGAATGTACAGAACATTCTCGATTTCGAGCATGATTTCAAGAAAGCGAAAACGGTGCGTCTCGAGGAAAACTACCGCTCGACCTCCTGGATTCTCAAAGCTGCGAACGCGGTAGTGAAGAATAACCCCCACCGGATGTCCAAGGAACTCTGGACAAGCCGTACTGGCGGGGAAAAAATCCGCCTCCTGGAATGCTACAACGACCGTGACGAGGCGGAACGGATCATTTCCTCCATCGATCGCGAGAGAAATGATCTCGGGCTGAAGCTGGGGGATTGCGCCATCCTCTATCGAACCAACGCCCAGTCCCGCTCGTTCGAGGATGTGCTTCGAAGAAAGGGAATGAGATATATGATCGTGGGTGGTATCAGGTTCTACGAGCGCCGGGAGATCAAGGATATACTCGCTTACCTGCGCCTTCTGGTAAATCCCAGCGATACGGTCAGTTTCAACCGTGCTGTCGCTGCTCCGAAACGCGGTATTGGCGCCAAGACCATCGAAGCCATCGAGCAGTATGCTCTCGACCACCATATTCCGGTCATGGAATCGCTCAATTTTGTCGGAACCTATTTGTCCGGCGTCACACTCAAGAAGGCGAACGATTTCCGGGATCTGATGGCCTCTCTTGCCGGGATGCCAGGAATAAACAGCCTCGATCAGATCGTCCGGGCGGTGATCGAAAAAACCGGGTACATGAACTACCTGGAAAATGAAGAGCCGATTACTTTCGAGGATCGGGCGGCCAACCTCGATGAGCTTGTTACCGCGCTCGCCGAATTTTCCGAAAAAGAAGAAGAAAACGATCTCAACGCATTCCTGGCCGAGGTATCGCTGGTAAGCGATGTGGACACCTGGGAGGAGGACAGCGATGCGCTGACCCTGATGACCCTCCATGCCGCGAAAGGGCTGGAGTTTCCCTCGGTGTACATCGTCGGGGTGGAAAACGGGCTTTTCCCTCTTCCGCAGACTATGGAAGAGGAATCAGCCCTGGAGGAAGAGCGCCGGCTCTTTTACGTCGGCATCACCCGGGCGAAAGATATCCTCCACATCAGTTACGCTCTCATGCGTCCGCGGTACGGTTCATACACCGGGGGAGCTTCCATGTTCATCCGGGAGCTGCCGCTCGATGTCCTGGAACATGAAAAGCTGAAACCAGCAAGTATGGAACAGAAACCCTTCTCCTCCAGACTCCGGATTCAAAAACCCCTGGAGTTCGAGGATTACCCCCAGGCGCCCGAGCCGGCTGCCGCTGCCCGGTTCCAAACCGAAGAATGGGTGCGTCACCCTCTTTTCGGGCGGGGAAAGATTATCGGAATTACCGGCGCCGCTGAAAATACCACCCTCACCATCAAGTTCGGCGCGAAAGAGATAAAGATCATGCCGAAGTTTGCGAGATTGACAAAAGGATAA
- a CDS encoding LysM peptidoglycan-binding domain-containing protein, which translates to MKKVLAISALLLFAAPALSSAQNIQVKKKAPAFAPEKYVVKKGDTLWDISRMQLGDPFVWPEVWKKNPFIKDPHWIYPGQELMFRPKTEVIADKPAAPPAPVSVPAPAAEPQPAQPQQPAQVAVAVKVPEKRPMDKNVIRMLQEPRQVFTEKNFMRTGFIAKQSELSRTKIVKIENEKDTAIRYDTLVIDSGAQNKAREGDLFAVIAMGDRVKHPETGVDYGYVVRIKGVLKAISTGERQSRCTVLDNFDPLEVGDLVMPYKLASGPRFDAWIRPDAEIRGVILAINETMLSIHINDILYIDKGANDGVRPGDVFDIYQRKSNLSDTGHLQSLGQLEAVSVMPSETAVIVTSLKGETITVGDWVKLAARCRIIQ; encoded by the coding sequence ATGAAAAAAGTACTTGCCATATCAGCGCTGCTCCTGTTTGCGGCGCCGGCTCTCTCATCGGCTCAGAATATCCAGGTGAAAAAGAAAGCGCCTGCTTTCGCCCCGGAAAAGTACGTTGTCAAGAAAGGCGATACCCTCTGGGATATATCCAGGATGCAACTGGGAGACCCGTTTGTCTGGCCCGAAGTATGGAAGAAGAATCCATTCATCAAGGATCCGCACTGGATTTATCCCGGCCAGGAACTGATGTTCCGCCCCAAAACGGAAGTTATTGCAGATAAGCCGGCTGCACCTCCCGCTCCGGTTTCTGTACCCGCGCCTGCGGCTGAACCTCAACCGGCCCAACCGCAGCAGCCTGCACAAGTTGCTGTTGCGGTTAAGGTCCCAGAAAAACGCCCAATGGATAAAAATGTCATCCGGATGCTACAGGAACCCCGCCAGGTGTTTACGGAAAAGAATTTCATGCGCACAGGGTTCATCGCCAAACAATCGGAACTTTCCCGCACGAAAATAGTAAAGATAGAGAACGAGAAGGACACGGCCATCCGCTATGACACCTTGGTCATCGATTCGGGAGCGCAGAATAAAGCCCGCGAGGGCGACCTCTTTGCGGTCATCGCCATGGGCGACCGGGTGAAACATCCCGAAACAGGGGTGGATTACGGTTACGTAGTGCGGATCAAGGGTGTGCTCAAGGCGATTTCCACCGGCGAAAGGCAGTCACGGTGCACGGTGCTGGATAATTTCGATCCGCTGGAAGTGGGCGATCTGGTCATGCCCTACAAGCTCGCGAGCGGTCCCCGCTTCGATGCCTGGATCAGGCCGGATGCCGAAATCCGTGGAGTTATTCTCGCCATCAATGAGACGATGCTGAGCATCCATATCAACGATATACTGTATATCGACAAGGGGGCGAATGACGGAGTCAGGCCGGGCGATGTCTTCGATATCTACCAGCGTAAGAGCAATCTGAGCGACACCGGCCATCTTCAATCTCTGGGGCAATTGGAAGCGGTCAGTGTCATGCCGAGTGAGACAGCGGTGATTGTGACCTCCCTCAAGGGTGAGACCATTACTGTCGGCGACTGGGTGAAACTGGCTGCCAGATGCAGGATTATACAGTGA